The DNA sequence ACTTATAACGTTTAAATTTCAAACATCTTTGTTTTCAAATGATTCGCATGGGATATAACCaactaattttcaaaataattcatacCAATCTATCAAATGGTTCAGCAAGTGGCAAATATGGATTTTTAGCTATAAGTTGTTATACATCTCTTAATGACCCTTTTAAGCTTCCTCGCCTCAAAACTGTATATATAGAGTGGGGATGGCTTCTCTAATACTAACTTGCTCCGGTCAGAAAAAGAGTTCAACCAGAGAAGGGTTTAGAATTAGACAGAAATCTAAACGGTTTGATTTACTTGACGTTTATACAGACTAATGAAACATAATTTAACGTAATTAACATTACTCTATTTTAGAATGAACTATAACGTGTAAAACATTGCTttcattagaatgtcaataagttTTGCATAGAGAGGGAGTGGTGAAACTTTTCTAATCCTAACTTGATCCGGACAGAAAATCTAATCAGTTTGATTTACTTGACGTTTATATCCATGTACTTGTGAACAGACTaatgaaacaaattaaaaaaaaaaacaagaaacaaaaaacattaattttattttagagTGAACCATAAATTCGTAGAATGTAGCTTTGTCGTATATATTTGACGTGTCCGAttattctttaatttctaatacaAGACTGTATTGGTTCCCTCACATATTGCAAAGTAGAGTTCCTAAGTGGCTGACTTGCTCCTACAGGTGGCATATCTTCCACAGTTTCCAATAATAGCAATTCAAATTCAGGTCTTGTACATCTCCCAACATCCAAACTTCGTCTCAACACACCATCTGTAATGCAAAAGGAGCTTTTACACGGCATAAATATAACGCATTCAACCATATGTTATTTTTCTAGACTTGTTAGTTTTAAATcttcaaatactttttgtatgATGAAAATTTTACGACAAGAAAAAGAACAGTTATCGATGTTGCTCACTACAGACCTGGAGCCGTCATTCTACGCATGTCACAAAATCATCATCGTCGGAGCGCACGGCAAATaaacgcaaattattgcatgtccgcttgcatttagtgtataatatgcataatatactgactaaaggttaggataAGGATTGCCATGACTTTAAAGATACTAGacaattgcttgaatccggtatataccggaatctgtaatttatcacaggcGCTCCAGGTCTTTTTTTTAGTAATAGTTCTTAGTTATACCTACCACCAAATTCCTCAACCGTAAACCCACTGTATCCGAGTATAGGTGCAAGTGCTGTGGAATTGTGACCAGTCACTTCACTTAGAATGCGATCAAAGTTTCTATTTTGACGACCAATGTCCCATTGTGGAGGTGGTCTTCCGGAAAACAGGTGCAAAGTAACACGCAAATAACATTCACCATCTGCtgtaaatataaagtaaaatgaaACTTGAATTTTCAAAAACCAATGCCCTTACACTTTTTGTTGTATTAACGTTGTATGTTTACGTGGTTTTACAATTGATTTAGAAATGACGAATTTTCTTTTATCTAGATACTGTTAAATCAGTATCGACCATAACGAAACATTGCAGCTTGTTTCCAATAGTTGCATATAGATTCGGCAACGTCATTCCCATCTTTAAGAGGTTCCTCAAAATCACGAGCCGAACTAAGGAACCATGGTGCGAAATCCGGCAACTGACAGTATTCACAGtatatatgataaataatatttgggcaattttaataattggttttcaaaacattatttgtattttgaaaaacttGTCAAATGTACCAGCTTTGTCTCAGTGATTATGAGTAACTTTTGTTGCCTAAAAACATATCAGACATGCATATATTCTGTACCCTGTTTTTAATGATAACCTGTACATTAAGAACTGTATGAGCTGGTTTCAAAACGGAATAACTAGGCACTGTCTGAgcaatggaaaaaaaacatattgccaGCGAAGTGCCATAAACATCATATAGTATCCTTATAAGGAAAGCCAACATTTAAAATGTTTCGAATGCAAATGACCCGTGGAAAATGTGTCATGACTTTTATTCACGTAACCCTTGGAAATTTTCAGGGAATCAAATAACAGTTGGAGAATTTAAAATCCGCACATTAAACATATTCGCCAATCTGACTACAGTAcatgatcttctaaacgaagatctgagaatgaccaattcacattcgtcttctgtatattctggatatccaatattgctatttttattttcgcaattctattttatttgaaccagtcagacgacttgttcgaatgtcagagtaagaaaaatgtgcagtcagtccggggctcaaACCCGgtacccctcgcttacagagtaAGTGccttaccgactgagctaaccggctatctgacactttacgtcataagaattgtaaatatgaaaatccAGGCGAaatatagatttgcaaaatgttgtaagttaagctctgattggctagcgaaagggtcgtcagaacgaggctatcaatagctcgtcttcagatcctaagcgtagcgtaataggagatgtactttagtcagattgacttaTTCGCTTAGCAGAATTTCGCCACTTCACAGTCTGTTCAATGTAAATGAATTAACTGTAGCGTATAACATGATTGAAACAGTGAAAACAACATACTGATACgcctgtaaatattttataaagacaCGAGTTGAGGGGACAtctaatattttatattatgttgttgtttttgttgttatgaGATTCAAATTCAGATTGATGTTGTCAAttcagtattatatatatatgcaaagaTTCAATAAACTGCAGTGCAATTCGGTGGTATAGTGGTAAAAGCACCTGTTTCGAATGCTGGTGAACGTGGGTTCGCTCCTTGACCGTATTGTACAAAGGACattaaaaatggtaccagtagcccCCTTGCTTGCGCTCGACATTATAAaattctctcataccctcgtcaCGATGGTTGGAAATAAGCTGTCGAGACAGATTGAAATAATCTGAAGATCTTGAACTGaataaaaatttgtttataaaCTAAAAGTGCGGTGTAGAAGTTTTGTACACAGTAAACAAACGTGACATATTACTAATTAACGTGCGCAGCTGGAAACAATCAAATTTCCATATGTCAAAATGTCACGATTTTGACATATTGAGAAAAGGCAGAGTTCACTCATGTCTTACCTAACTGGTCGTAACACTGCCTACGCAAACAAGTAttattgaatgtttctcattgcagagttggtgcagccgttcggcgcatgcgcggaattattatcaaatggaacgcacggcaaaaatactcatttttttgcatgtccgcatgcatttagtgtataatgtgcataatatattgactaaaggttagggttagaatcaccatggttacaaaatatatacatttaaggtatttttgttcaaatttatttaatccggtatataccggagtctgtaatatatcacgggcgcaccaactctgtatttagtcacagccataaTTATTGTGgtctgttgtttgtttattgaCAAGTTAAggtttatcttttttaattaagTCGGATGGATAAAACGTTTTATAGATCTAATCGTTTTATAATCATTGCAGGTGTGTGGTGCAACACATATGTGTACGTGCAACTATAGCAAATGTCTATGCCCACATATAGAGACAATGCACTCCAGAAGGAAACTACAGAAATTCACTGTAGTGGAGCATATACTGCTTGCGACATATTCCATGCATTAGTGTGATAGTGGATACCGAGAAAAACAATTGCCTCGACTGGAGCTATGTGTCAATGGTTCAAACTTTAACTGACTCATATGCTTACACCAAACtaataaagaaaaatgtatataagatacaacattatttttattcacCTTAATTTTACCAGCGGTTGTATAAGACTTTTCATACACTCAGACAAATACATGTGAGGCATTATAATTATGGGTTTTTaactttgtatcgggaaatatgcaagCTTTCTCTAGCGGATATATTGCGCGACTTAAGGAGCCCAATATGTTCTTCCGCTaaaaaacgagtgcatatttccgatgcaaagataataacctttttattacatacatacgtatctacatatgtatacattgtacgtacatatatgtaaatatcatgaatttgttcaagAGCCAGAATACGATTAACAATACAGaagtaaataaaagaattaatgcaacgacacacattaaattatgtCACGCACCAGATATGAAATTCAGACaacagtatatggaaaaatattgacgtttccggttccattgtaacttaacggggaatagaaacgagtatgtaataagtgtGTTGAATGTtatgattttatgtaaaatgtttgaataattATCATAACAAAAACTGGGCCcggttgttcaaaactttaaccggctgttaaactaatggTCGGTTaagttttgattaaaaatattggTATTGTGGAAAACACTAATATGATGTAAAGACTTTTAAGTGGTCAATATACTTAACTTCAGAATTTGTTTCACTTAGTTTTCTAACATGTCGaaatataaccctaaaagttaatcgaccgttagcttaatcacctgttaaactttcgaacaactggaccctggTTATTTTTCGTCATGTACTGTAAACATAACTGTGTTGGCGTCAAGCTATCGACAATCCTATGTTTGGCCTAAGTGTTTGAAAGAGAGAATATTTCCGATTTGGCTATAAATCAGACAATTTTGACTTAAGGGAAAAGTAACTAAAGATTCAGGGCTTCAATGAAAAAGTTCGTACCTGCTAGGTAAGCTGTTGTGACTGCTACAAAAGCTATTAATGGAAAGCAAAATGATTTAAGTCCCATTTTAAGGCGAAATATTAAAGttgtttataatatttcagtttgaGATAAATTATCTAATTTGTGACTGACCTAAATTTTGTTCGACACATAtagtaaaaatgtttatcttctGAACTTAATTCAGacttattgatataatattacatttatattagCTATATTTAGTATATTGTACAGTGTTTTTAGCGGACAAGATAATGAATGTGAATAAAAAGGACCTTGAGCGCCTGTGATAAATTACTGACTCCGGTATATTCCGGATTCAAGCGATTTGAATGTTAAGTatctttaaggtattaggcccctaatagtgatgtttaaaaatggcatttgcttggtatattctatgttgcaaatttttaaaaacttttaccatgcctttttttataaattttatgtacTTTATGGTTTTTCcccaagctcaagtagagacaaatttcaaagtggcagCCTtcatccaaaacgtttgcagagaattcattataccattattttttatgaaagaaacatcaaactattgataaacaattataaaacttaaaacaaaacagtcaatatcattttttctgggGTACCTCAAGTAAAGGGATtcaatgagacagaattctaatttcaacattgaaaaattaaggtcaaatcctgcgggtctgttttgaattttgctcactttattcaaaaatacccttggggcagaagtaaaacctacattTCTTTcttaatatgtaatctaaagaatgaatgcaaaatagagaacttttaccgcatgtaactcaatatttttaaagatgtctagctctgccccttctgtttcagaggtaaattcactttgaacagcaagaaatcgcttatcaaaagATACTTTTGTACAATAAGCCAATATCAagtattgaaagaagtaaaaagttactagaaaaaaagaaaaataaggggaaaaaatttggtcctagtggggcttgaacctacgccccctgaatattgcagtcaaagtaggtttattgaaggaattgaatactcttcaaaaaggaggtactctgttatgggcctaatacctatgtatatattttgtgaccatggtattcctaaccctaaccctttagtcagtatattatacatattatacagtcaataaatgaatgcaataatttgcgtattttgtCGTACGCTCTTATTGATAATCACTccaggacatgcgcagaagaccgctacAGGTCTGCAATGTGCCACACCGCAAGTTAATACCTTGCGAAGCCAGCAAATAAGTTATGtcaatataatacaaaataaccAAAGCAACAAGCCATAgggctttatttacagaaatagtATAATTAATAacactaaaataaaatatttttacaaaactgaCTAAGCAATCAAGTCACTTTTTTTAAAGACGATTACATTGTATGTGAAAATCCccaatttaaagaaagaaaacaatggaAATTAATTCATTTAATGGTCACCTAagaacaactgaaaaaaaaattatgcaaaCATTTCTTTATCTAAAAACGTTATTGTTATGTTAAATACATGCACAATCTTAATTAACCAGTTTCTTCTTTTCTGAAAAGTACCtcctattttaataaaaatatagcTTACG is a window from the Mercenaria mercenaria strain notata chromosome 7, MADL_Memer_1, whole genome shotgun sequence genome containing:
- the LOC123554488 gene encoding uncharacterized protein LOC123554488 isoform X3, coding for MGSKVNETGNADGECYLRVTLHLFSGRPPPQWDIGRQNRNFDRILSEVTGHNSTALAPILGYSGFTVEEFGDGVLRRSLDVGRCTRPEFELLLLETVEDMPPVGASQPLRNSTLQYVREPIQSCIRN
- the LOC123554488 gene encoding uncharacterized protein LOC123554488 isoform X2; amino-acid sequence: MGLKSFCFPLIAFVAVTTAYLADGECYLRVTLHLFSGRPPPQWDIGRQNRNFDRILSEVTGHNSTALAPILGYSGFTVEEFGDGVLRRSLDVGRCTRPEFELLLLETVEDMPPVGASQPLRNSTLQYVREPIQSCIRN
- the LOC123554488 gene encoding uncharacterized protein LOC123554488 isoform X1 — protein: MGLKSFCFPLIAFVAVTTAYLAADGECYLRVTLHLFSGRPPPQWDIGRQNRNFDRILSEVTGHNSTALAPILGYSGFTVEEFGDGVLRRSLDVGRCTRPEFELLLLETVEDMPPVGASQPLRNSTLQYVREPIQSCIRN